One window from the genome of Bacteroidia bacterium encodes:
- a CDS encoding GIY-YIG nuclease family protein yields MSFIYKITNIVNGKLYIGKTNGSVEDRWKSHLKDSKKESLSKRPLYHAIKFYGEENFTIEQIEECSVSESSEREKYWISFFDSYHGEGYNGTIGGEGVTRIDYDLVVSVYEEVQNQTEVAKKLNIDVCSVRRILKDKKINTLTLQEVGRKYNGNAIDMYDLSGNFIKTFQSSKEAALEITGKNNGTHIMEVCKRKRKTAYGFVWRFSKPLTNNNPLTNHQ; encoded by the coding sequence ATGTCTTTTATCTATAAAATTACTAATATTGTAAATGGAAAATTGTATATAGGAAAAACAAATGGCTCTGTTGAAGACAGATGGAAAAGCCATTTAAAAGACTCAAAAAAAGAATCTTTATCTAAAAGACCACTGTATCACGCGATAAAATTTTATGGTGAAGAGAATTTTACTATAGAACAAATTGAAGAATGCTCTGTTAGTGAATCTTCAGAGAGAGAAAAGTATTGGATTTCTTTTTTTGATAGTTATCATGGGGAAGGATATAATGGAACTATTGGAGGAGAGGGAGTCACAAGAATAGATTATGATTTAGTTGTTTCAGTTTATGAAGAAGTTCAAAACCAAACAGAGGTTGCCAAAAAACTAAATATAGATGTTTGTTCAGTTAGAAGAATTTTAAAAGATAAAAAAATAAATACTCTTACCCTACAGGAGGTTGGCAGGAAATACAATGGAAATGCTATTGATATGTACGACTTGAGTGGAAATTTTATTAAAACTTTTCAAAGTTCAAAAGAAGCCGCCTTAGAGATAACTGGAAAAAATAATGGAACACATATAATGGAGGTCTGTAAGAGGAAAAGAAAAACCGCGTACGGGTTTGTTTGGAGATTTTCTAAACCGCTAACAAATAACAATCCCCTTACGAATCACCAGTAA
- a CDS encoding group I intron-associated PD-(D/E)XK endonuclease has protein sequence MNTKAIGNIGEAKVICKFVELGIPVYIPFGDNERADLIAEFNEKLNKIQVKTSLKAEDGKYIISLTSSTEHRKNGVRHVYSEKDIDYFALYNMTRDKVLLIAVNDAPNTAITVRYEKPKTNNQYNPWLEEKLLLEKVLCVETLHDAPEQLDEGEDKVQTTM, from the coding sequence ATGAATACAAAAGCAATAGGCAATATTGGTGAAGCAAAAGTTATTTGTAAATTTGTTGAGTTGGGAATTCCCGTTTATATCCCCTTCGGAGATAACGAACGAGCAGATTTAATTGCGGAATTTAATGAAAAACTAAACAAAATACAAGTAAAAACTTCATTAAAAGCAGAAGATGGAAAATATATCATTAGTTTGACAAGTTCAACAGAGCATAGAAAAAATGGTGTAAGACACGTCTATTCTGAAAAAGATATTGATTATTTTGCATTGTATAACATGACAAGAGACAAAGTTTTACTTATCGCAGTAAATGATGCACCAAATACAGCAATTACTGTTAGATATGAAAAACCAAAAACAAATAACCAATATAATCCTTGGTTAGAAGAAAAATTACTCCTTGAAAAAGTTTTATGTGTAGAGACTTTACACGATGCACCTGAACAGTTAGATGAAGGTGAAGACAAAGTCCAGACCACAATGTGA